The genomic segment ATTCACAAGCAGCTCATTGAGGGAAGTGAGAGTGCTGGGGAACAAAAACACTTATCCGGTTGGAGCACAgtggattaaatattaaaatacagtttaacaAAGTGTCGAGGGATTTTAGTAATCAAGGAACTCgaataatttgattaattgttacaGCCCTATTTATAATCTTTCCCAATAAGCGAGGGAAATCTCCACTGACTCTCACCTATGAATTTAAGATATCACTGTATTTTAAATCCCAAAAATAAACtcttcaaatatgaaacaaaaataaatcacaaccaGTCTGTTCATTTTATGAAGGATATGTAAATTAGAAggaaatcttttaaaacataagaaacaaatacaaacaatagTTTACATTTTGATGTGGAAGCAGAAGTAAAACAGCTGATACTAAAGGTTCCCCTTTCACCAGAAATGGCTTCAAAATTCACTCCAGCTACTACCGCAAACGATGTATAgccattttatttcatttcatatcTGATGCAGATGCATTAACTAAGAAATCCCTTCCAATTATACTATAAGATAAAATGGAATCTGATAATTccattttatcagatttttggGTGAATTCACAAAAATGGATTCACAATATTTGGTAAATTCACAAAAGACAGCAGTAGAAAGATGTCTGATCTACTGTTAACTCATCTGAACAACCATCTCTTTTATCTGAAATTAGCTTTAAGATATCACTGTAGAAATCACAATTGTATTATTTCTTCCAAATGATTTTGGACGCTAATAGCACTTAGCAATCATTTCTTCCAAATGATTTTGGAAGAAATAATATAGTCTGATAAGATGTTTATGCTTGAATGATTTGTAAATAGTGAttcatcaatataaaaaaagagacaggGACAAAGAGTCTGAACTTTCATAGCTCCTTTGAAgcgcaaaaacacaaaccaagaTTAGATGTGATTGGTGGTTTTTTGGGCGGGGTTGTTGCATGACAATGAAGTACAATGTTTTACGTTTGCAGTACCTTCAGAATAAAGATTTTTCCGTAGCTGACAGTCTCCAGAGAGTAGACGCCGTCTCCTATGTCctatcaaaatacaaaatcctgTCAGCATGAGAAGGTTTTACTGGAATCTAAACAATtccatattttatctttttgtttttagattagTTGTACTTTAAAATCTAGGAAgatacataaatatatacattaaataaaaccttttaagatTTACTCAagtcaaaatataacaaattgcAGCTTGTTTATTAAATGCGAAAATGGACAAAATTGGACAAAAGGTTTAAGaaagaaatgtgtgaaatgatTAACATGAAGTTAAGTTTTGCTGTGACAAACCAAAGGAATGTAATGAAGCTAAaaattatagtttaaaaaaagcatttcttgaagaaattaaaatttgactttttagagagtgtaagcaaaaaaaaaaatcactttttcatACATGATAATGAAGCGAAAATTAAATTTCACACGTTTTCCACATTTAAGAGTCTGCGAAGaacatttgaaattcagaatggggaaaataaatctgagcttTAAATAATGTCAACTCATCACTGCCAGAAAATGCTGCAAGACAGGAAGTGGGTTTCTCTTTCGGTTTGAAAAGCTACTATACTGTTTCCATCAAGCTTTACTACTTTACCCGATACTATGAACAATGAGGTGAAGGAAAATCTCTcataaatgattttgataatgacttttcttttatcataaattgaaaaacattttcaaaaatctatgttttatttggattaatTGACCAGTACGTTCATAAAAGATTGAATTTATTCCCAGCAATAACAGCTTGAGGGAAGAAATGGAGAGATGTCCTTACGTTGTTTTTCTCAAGCTTCCAGCTCTCCTCCTGGGCGAGGAACTGATCCAACACAGACATGGCCTCTTGACCCTGTTTGATGTACTTCTCCTGCAGTGAGATCCAGACATGGAGAAATTAACAAGAGGAGGAGGatcattaaatgaaaaacagtcaGCAGGCGCTGATGCAGGTACCTGCGAGGTTGTAGGTTTGGACCCGAGACCCTCCTCGTCCAAATACTCTTCTGAGTCTTCAGACAAAAAGATCAGTAAAAAAATGACTACTTGCAGAAATCAGGAGAGAAACAAGAATACACAGAAGATGAATGACAAATATTATAAGATCATCACCTGCAATGGATTCAGGTGGAGAGTAGAACTGTCCGTCAGAAACAGGGTGGGGGTAGAGCATAGGAGCTCTGTTAGCGTTCACTGCTGCTTGGTAAgctgaggtcagaggaggaaaTCAGTTAAAGAGGACGTAAACTTCTGTTGAGATGTGTTTGCACTTGTCACTTTTCTCTCACCTCGGTCATTTTCGGCTTCCTGAGTGAGAACCTTGAAGTCAAGGAACCAGGTTTCCAACCACGCCACCACAAACGAGGTGATGGGTAAAACATAACCAAAGGCATTTTTGGACAAGAGCTGCTGAGcacaatgagaaaaaagaaagaaagaagggtATACTTTCACTATTATTATGCATATGTAGGCAAGTCCTTACAGCACAAGATAAGAGGTTTATTACGCTATATCTATTTGGGAAAAGGGCTTGGTGCTTTAGATAGATGGAGTAGATAAGAATCATTATGCAAACACAAGCTGGGAATttcaaaaagcagaagtgaaaaaGATGAAGAGGTTTCAGCTGATGAACTTGCGCTGCTCAAACCGAACTGTGAACGTTCAGCAACAGGAAGGCACTCACTTCAGATACAATGACCTTCACCACGAGGAAGACGCTGGTCACTAGGGTTGAAATCTGCAGGAAATAACTGAGCTCTTATTCATGTCCAGGAGAAAAGTTAGGAGACTTTCGCTTGAATTTGaataactttgtgttttgctgtgtcTGAGCTGACTTACCGCGACAACCCACCAGTGTTTCAACCGAAACGCTGCATAGCCAATTTGTAGACAGAGGAAACGAAACAAGGCAAGGAGCtgacatgaagaagaagagaaggggAAGCAAATGATGTCACCAAGTGCTAAACTTTACAAATGCTTTCGACTGGAGGAAATGTACATCCAAGCTCCCCAAAAAAAAGAGTCAAGATCATAAAATTTAGATTCACACCAAAGCAATAAGAATTGGGCACTTACGACTATATCAAAGAAGGAAGTCTTGAACTTATATCTGATGACCTGATCTGCTAGATTATCCAAGATCGGACCGGTCACCTGAAGGACAGGAAGGGAGGAGTCCAAACGGTTACTGAATTCAATTGACGTTTTGTGTCTTAAACATGTCTATGAATAAACACGCATTTACATTTAGCTCTATAATCCACAGAAgtgtgatgaagaggaggtcaaaggtcacaaagAGACAGAAGGTGCGCCGGACATCAGAGACAGCTTTGCGTGCCAGAGGTGGAAGCAGGAGgtatgaggaagggagggtcagtgacGTGGAGTAGGAGGAGTTCAGGGAGGCAATGCCAGGGAGACTGCCCCCGTCCTGCATCGCTTTTACCGCACTGCTACTTTtcttctgcaaaaataatgaaaaaaataaataaataaaaaatagggtTGATTCAATCTCGCTTCAGAGTactgtattttccagactataagTCACTTTTTCTCAGTTTGGGTGGTCTTGTGACTTCAGGTGTTTCCGCAACTGGTAGTCCGCTTTGTAACAACAAATGTTACACTTttagctgctgcagttcactttcacactatgaaacaaaccaaaccctttgagcaacctgttcactcacttgcctgtggtggcgctgcaccacgaatcactgaaagaaatgacacaaaaaccttgGAAGAAGACTTTGAGCAAAACTTCCttgttcacaaaatgtaaacaaatgtaatgGCGTCTGACTTTAGGTGTTGCAggattttgtttgtgtctttgggtaaagaccacgagccatttTCCCCACCAGCGCTAGATTAACGCGTTCATTTTGGTTGCAATTACCCAGAGCACCCTGCGCTAtagtccactttctgcttttggaacTGTCTTTGGCATTCTCATATGTATTTAAATGGCATCGGAGTTCATTTCAATCAAACCAAGATCTAGTTTTTTTAGtcaaaccagagttcactttttttttgtccgtatcagagtttgattttgtattcacacctccccaaacaaatgatctttctaggcaaacaaattAGAATTCCATTAAAACGGACTAAACAAGGCTGGTGTGAAACACCTATACAGTCCACAGCAACttctatatgttttttttaactgatgtGTTAAATGTGATTCATACTGACAAACATGAGCGAGGGATGAAACATTATTGTCTGCAGCCTCGAGGGAAGCTAAACAAAGgcagaaaagaagaaacccAGAGCTGGGGGAACAAGCCCACAGCTCTGTGCTTAAAGAAACATGTTGTGAGGCATGAAAACAATGTCGATATGTGTCTGGTAGTTGTAAAGGAGGtgaatataaattaaacaaatggtTTCAATGAATGCAGCCGACTCTCTATCAGCCTAGATTTATACTGCATGAGTCTCCGCAAGTTttgtataaaattatttatgccattttcaataatcaataaaaaagtgtttattggCATTCAAATGTTTGTAAATCCCCACTTGCACTTCCGACAATTAATGTTTTTGCACTCTCAATTTTTGAGCTTGGAACTACATTAACCTTTAGTTCCACAGATTGTGAAATTTACGTCAGGACTATGGCTGGTCCTGTCCTAAACCATGATTTTAATTGCAGTCAGAGGAAAGTGTTTGGTAAAACtgaaagatcattttaaatcttaatcTGGCAAGActtcaaaatgttcaataattttgAGCCTAATTGATAACTTCTAAGTATAAGTGGTAAATAAATTACCAAGCGAAAAATCCTTCTAGGTATTAGGCTTTTTTCAGACAACCAGGAGAAGTGAGATTAAGAGATGGGACCAATTACTTTGGCTTATGAAGTTAACATTTGCTTTCATTGTCCTTTTGCCATCCACCTGATCATGCTTCCCACAAATGTGACGTCTGTTTACACAGTACCAGACTTCCTCTTCT from the Gambusia affinis linkage group LG19, SWU_Gaff_1.0, whole genome shotgun sequence genome contains:
- the stard3 gene encoding stAR-related lipid transfer protein 3 isoform X1 gives rise to the protein MKSSKSESNLQKIWGKLRLRKKSSSAVKAMQDGGSLPGIASLNSSYSTSLTLPSSYLLLPPLARKAVSDVRRTFCLFVTFDLLFITLLWIIELNVTGPILDNLADQVIRYKFKTSFFDIVLLALFRFLCLQIGYAAFRLKHWWVVAISTLVTSVFLVVKVIVSEQLLSKNAFGYVLPITSFVVAWLETWFLDFKVLTQEAENDRAYQAAVNANRAPMLYPHPVSDGQFYSPPESIADSEEYLDEEGLGSKPTTSQEKYIKQGQEAMSVLDQFLAQEESWKLEKNNDIGDGVYSLETVSYGKIFILKAMLQCPAELVYQETMLQPEKMVEWTKTLISSQVLQRVDANTLVTYDVAASVGGGLVSSRDYVNVRRIERRQDCYISVGVSTTHDAKPPTDRCVRGENHPGGFVVLKCRSNLSVCTFIWVLNTDFKGHLPRYLIHQALPSGMFEFVGQLRQRIADRYPSLYQLPRPQQP
- the stard3 gene encoding stAR-related lipid transfer protein 3 isoform X3 — protein: MQDGGSLPGIASLNSSYSTSLTLPSSYLLLPPLARKAVSDVRRTFCLFVTFDLLFITLLWIIELNVTGPILDNLADQVIRYKFKTSFFDIVLLALFRFLCLQIGYAAFRLKHWWVVAISTLVTSVFLVVKVIVSEQLLSKNAFGYVLPITSFVVAWLETWFLDFKVLTQEAENDRAYQAAVNANRAPMLYPHPVSDGQFYSPPESIADSEEYLDEEGLGSKPTTSQEKYIKQGQEAMSVLDQFLAQEESWKLEKNNDIGDGVYSLETVSYGKIFILKAMLQCPAELVYQETMLQPEKMVEWTKTLISSQVLQRVDANTLVTYDVAASVGGGLVSSRDYVNVRRIERRQDCYISVGVSTTHDAKPPTDRCVRGENHPGGFVVLKCRSNLSVCTFIWVLNTDFKGHLPRYLIHQALPSGMFEFVGQLRQRIADRYPSLYQLPRPQQP
- the stard3 gene encoding stAR-related lipid transfer protein 3 isoform X4 codes for the protein MQDGGSLPGIASLNSSYSTSLTLPSSYLLLPPLARKAVSDVRRTFCLFVTFDLLFITLLWIIELNVTGPILDNLADQVIRYKFKTSFFDIVLLALFRFLCLQIGYAAFRLKHWWVVAISTLVTSVFLVVKVIVSELLSKNAFGYVLPITSFVVAWLETWFLDFKVLTQEAENDRAYQAAVNANRAPMLYPHPVSDGQFYSPPESIADSEEYLDEEGLGSKPTTSQEKYIKQGQEAMSVLDQFLAQEESWKLEKNNDIGDGVYSLETVSYGKIFILKAMLQCPAELVYQETMLQPEKMVEWTKTLISSQVLQRVDANTLVTYDVAASVGGGLVSSRDYVNVRRIERRQDCYISVGVSTTHDAKPPTDRCVRGENHPGGFVVLKCRSNLSVCTFIWVLNTDFKGHLPRYLIHQALPSGMFEFVGQLRQRIADRYPSLYQLPRPQQP
- the stard3 gene encoding stAR-related lipid transfer protein 3 isoform X2, coding for MKSSKSESNLQKIWGKLRLRKKSSSAVKAMQDGGSLPGIASLNSSYSTSLTLPSSYLLLPPLARKAVSDVRRTFCLFVTFDLLFITLLWIIELNVTGPILDNLADQVIRYKFKTSFFDIVLLALFRFLCLQIGYAAFRLKHWWVVAISTLVTSVFLVVKVIVSELLSKNAFGYVLPITSFVVAWLETWFLDFKVLTQEAENDRAYQAAVNANRAPMLYPHPVSDGQFYSPPESIADSEEYLDEEGLGSKPTTSQEKYIKQGQEAMSVLDQFLAQEESWKLEKNNDIGDGVYSLETVSYGKIFILKAMLQCPAELVYQETMLQPEKMVEWTKTLISSQVLQRVDANTLVTYDVAASVGGGLVSSRDYVNVRRIERRQDCYISVGVSTTHDAKPPTDRCVRGENHPGGFVVLKCRSNLSVCTFIWVLNTDFKGHLPRYLIHQALPSGMFEFVGQLRQRIADRYPSLYQLPRPQQP